One genomic window of Diospyros lotus cultivar Yz01 chromosome 8, ASM1463336v1, whole genome shotgun sequence includes the following:
- the LOC127808816 gene encoding phosphoribosylformylglycinamidine cyclo-ligase, chloroplastic/mitochondrial-like isoform X1 gives MQTLAAALICSSLPFVCASISSSSPASSGRPLSGPLFLSSGSPFSLLQPTDCRRSPRRRRLELFDLRLDLIRVLITNPNLAQCVPLFSSFLAMTTRLGTNPELSRCLRPSSHRRNASQPNFNSSRRSFLPLPSNDAGAKTIAMGVSMSTANSKRLTYKEAGVDIDAGAELVRRIAKMAPGIGGFGGLFPLGDSYLVAGTDGVGTKLKLAFETGIHDTIGIDLVAMSVNDIVTSGAKPLFFLDYFATSHLDVDLAEKVIRGIVDGCQQSDCTLLGGETAEMPGFYADGEYDLSGFAVGIVKKDSVIDGKDIVAGDVLIGLPSSGVHSNGFSLVRRVFAQSGLSLKDQLPGETVTLGEALMAPTVIYVKQVLDIISKGGVKGIAHITGGGFTDNIPRVFPKGLGAVIYKDSWAIPPVFKWIQEAGRIEDSEMRRTFNMGIGMVLVVSPEAAHRMLLGDAAAAYRVGEVVTGDGGVIYQ, from the exons ATGCAAACCCTAGCAGCCGCTCTCATCTGTTCCTCCCTCCCTTTCGTCTGCGCCTCCATCTCCTCATCTTCTCCGGCCAGCAGCGGCCGTCCGTTGTCTGGCCCTCTCTTCCTCTCGTCTGGCAgtcctttctctcttctccagCCAACTGACTGCCGTCGCAGTCCCAGACGCCGGCGACTAGAGCTCTTCGATCTAAG ACTTGATCTAATTAGGGTTCTAATTACGAACCCTAACCTGGCGCAGTGTGTGCCTCTATTCTCCTCTTTTCTCGCCATGACAACGAGATTGGGTACAAACCCGGAATTGTCAAGATGTCTTAGGCCCTCTTCTCATAGACGGAACGCTTCCCAACCCAACTTCAATTCCTCCCGCAGAAGCTTTCTTCCTCTACCTTCCAACGATGCGGGCGCTAAAACAATCGCAATGGGGGTCTCAATGTCAACCGCAAACAGCAAGAGGCTTACGTACAAGGAAGCGGGAGTCGATATCGATGCCGGGGCCGAGCTCGTCCGGAGAATCGCGAAGATGGCTCCCGGGATTGGCGGCTTTGGAGGCCTTTTCCCTCTTG GGGATTCATATCTTGTGGCTGGCACAGATGGAGTAGGAACTAAACTAAAACTTGCTTTTGAAACTGGAATTCATGACACTATTGGGATTGATCTG GTTGCAATGAGTGTCAATGACATAGTTACTTCTGGAGCAAAGCCATTATTTTTCCTTGATTACTTTGCCACTAGCCATCTTGATGTTGATCTTGCTGAGAAG GTTATAAGAGGCATTGTTGATGGCTGCCAACAATCTGATTGCACTCTTTTAGGGGGAGAG ACAGCAGAGATGCCAGGCTTCTATGCAGATGGTGAATATGATCTTAGCGGTTTTGCAGTTGGAATCGTAAAAAAGGATTCAGTAATTGATGGGAAGGACATTGTGGCTGGAGATGTCCTTATTGGCCTGCCATCTAGTGGAGTCCATTCCAATGGTTTCTCTCTTGTTAGAAG GGTTTTTGCTCAGAGTGGTCTTTCTCTGAAGGACCAACTTCCCGGAGAAACTGTTACACTAGGAGAAGCGTTGATGGCCCCAACTGTGATATATGTCAAGCAG GTGCTCGATATCATTAGCAAGGGAGGCGTGAAGGGAATAGCCCACATCACCGGCGGAGGTTTCACGGATAACATACCCCGAGTATTCCCCAAAGGCCTTGGAGCCGTCATTTACAAGGACTCTTGGGCGATCCCTCCAGTGTTCAAATGGATACAGGAG GCCGGAAGAATAGAAGACTCCGAGATGAGGCGGACGTTTAATATGGGTATTGGGATGGTTCTTGTTGTCAGCCCGGAAGCCGCTCATAGAATGCTACTAGGAGATGCAGCAGCAGCATATCGCGTGGGGGAGGTTGTAACCGGAGATGGAGGAGTAATCTATCAATAG
- the LOC127808816 gene encoding phosphoribosylformylglycinamidine cyclo-ligase, chloroplastic/mitochondrial-like isoform X2, which produces MCSRLDLIRVLITNPNLAQCVPLFSSFLAMTTRLGTNPELSRCLRPSSHRRNASQPNFNSSRRSFLPLPSNDAGAKTIAMGVSMSTANSKRLTYKEAGVDIDAGAELVRRIAKMAPGIGGFGGLFPLGDSYLVAGTDGVGTKLKLAFETGIHDTIGIDLVAMSVNDIVTSGAKPLFFLDYFATSHLDVDLAEKVIRGIVDGCQQSDCTLLGGETAEMPGFYADGEYDLSGFAVGIVKKDSVIDGKDIVAGDVLIGLPSSGVHSNGFSLVRRVFAQSGLSLKDQLPGETVTLGEALMAPTVIYVKQVLDIISKGGVKGIAHITGGGFTDNIPRVFPKGLGAVIYKDSWAIPPVFKWIQEAGRIEDSEMRRTFNMGIGMVLVVSPEAAHRMLLGDAAAAYRVGEVVTGDGGVIYQ; this is translated from the exons ATGTGTTCCAGACTTGATCTAATTAGGGTTCTAATTACGAACCCTAACCTGGCGCAGTGTGTGCCTCTATTCTCCTCTTTTCTCGCCATGACAACGAGATTGGGTACAAACCCGGAATTGTCAAGATGTCTTAGGCCCTCTTCTCATAGACGGAACGCTTCCCAACCCAACTTCAATTCCTCCCGCAGAAGCTTTCTTCCTCTACCTTCCAACGATGCGGGCGCTAAAACAATCGCAATGGGGGTCTCAATGTCAACCGCAAACAGCAAGAGGCTTACGTACAAGGAAGCGGGAGTCGATATCGATGCCGGGGCCGAGCTCGTCCGGAGAATCGCGAAGATGGCTCCCGGGATTGGCGGCTTTGGAGGCCTTTTCCCTCTTG GGGATTCATATCTTGTGGCTGGCACAGATGGAGTAGGAACTAAACTAAAACTTGCTTTTGAAACTGGAATTCATGACACTATTGGGATTGATCTG GTTGCAATGAGTGTCAATGACATAGTTACTTCTGGAGCAAAGCCATTATTTTTCCTTGATTACTTTGCCACTAGCCATCTTGATGTTGATCTTGCTGAGAAG GTTATAAGAGGCATTGTTGATGGCTGCCAACAATCTGATTGCACTCTTTTAGGGGGAGAG ACAGCAGAGATGCCAGGCTTCTATGCAGATGGTGAATATGATCTTAGCGGTTTTGCAGTTGGAATCGTAAAAAAGGATTCAGTAATTGATGGGAAGGACATTGTGGCTGGAGATGTCCTTATTGGCCTGCCATCTAGTGGAGTCCATTCCAATGGTTTCTCTCTTGTTAGAAG GGTTTTTGCTCAGAGTGGTCTTTCTCTGAAGGACCAACTTCCCGGAGAAACTGTTACACTAGGAGAAGCGTTGATGGCCCCAACTGTGATATATGTCAAGCAG GTGCTCGATATCATTAGCAAGGGAGGCGTGAAGGGAATAGCCCACATCACCGGCGGAGGTTTCACGGATAACATACCCCGAGTATTCCCCAAAGGCCTTGGAGCCGTCATTTACAAGGACTCTTGGGCGATCCCTCCAGTGTTCAAATGGATACAGGAG GCCGGAAGAATAGAAGACTCCGAGATGAGGCGGACGTTTAATATGGGTATTGGGATGGTTCTTGTTGTCAGCCCGGAAGCCGCTCATAGAATGCTACTAGGAGATGCAGCAGCAGCATATCGCGTGGGGGAGGTTGTAACCGGAGATGGAGGAGTAATCTATCAATAG
- the LOC127807344 gene encoding LOW QUALITY PROTEIN: probable vacuolar amino acid transporter YPQ1 (The sequence of the model RefSeq protein was modified relative to this genomic sequence to represent the inferred CDS: deleted 1 base in 1 codon) — protein sequence MKLLPDQCPNRGKNEGCVRWVEEYFKDCLCNLTDEISFGLGLASLVCWGVAEIPQIITNFHNKSGHGLSLAFLFTWIIGDIFNLMGCVLEPATLPTQFYTALLYTTITVMLALQCIYYDHFLRWWNCNCRNVVEVKDETKEPLKSNSIYRSRPQRNSPVQQVPHRTKFYYASARSLAGSNTPSLQSFIKARSGPSAFEEVHSDSSSEDEAINPPPSKNKSQPWRIPRSVGYGTFLAASANLPSQSRAALVLTGAYIKLSGRKLLQEEGGFEGNEWGQGLGWLMAAIYMGGRIPQIWLNVKRGSVEGLNPLMFILALVANATYTGSILVRSTEWKKIKANMPWLLDAVACVGLDLFIILQYVYYKYMHQAREEGSLDGEDYGGYYVDANK from the exons atgaaactACTTCCTGATCAGTGTCCAAACAGGGGGAAGAATGAGGGTTGCGTGAGATGGGTGGAGGAGTACTTCAAGGACTGCCTCTGTAACCTCACGGATGAAATCTCATTTGGGCTGGGGTTGGCGAGTCTAGTTTGCTGGGGAGTTGCAGAAATCCCTCAAATCATCACCAACTTCCATAACAAATCCGGCCATGGACTCTCTCTCGCATTTCTCTTCACTTGGATCATAGG TGACATCTTCAACCTTATGGGTTGCGTCCTGGAGCCAGCCACG CTGCCAACCCAATTCTACACTGCTCTG CTGTACACAACAATTACAGTAATGTTGGCGTTGCAGTGCATATACTATGATCACTTTCTCCGATGGTGGAACTGCAACTGCCGAAACGTTGTTGAG GTTAAAGATGAGACGAAGGAGCCTTTGAAATCCAATTCCATCTACCGCAGCAGACCCCAAAGAAATTCCCCAGTTCAACAAGTGCCCCATCGAACCAAATTTTATTATGC GTCAGCAAGATCGTTGGCAGGAAGCAATACGCCGTCGTTGCAGTCTTTCATTAAGGCCAGAAGTGGGCCTTCTGCCTTCGAGGAGGTTCACAGCGATTCGTCTTCTGAAGATGAAGCAATTAATCCACCTCCTTCCAAGAACAAGTCTCAGCCTTGGAGAATTCCCCGTTCT GTGGGTTATGGAACCTTCCTAGCTGCTTCAGCCAACTTGCCCTCCCAAAGCAGGGCGGCTCTGGTTCTAACAGGGGCATATATCAAGCTATCTGGGAGGAAATTATTGCAG GAGGAGGGTGGATTTGAAGGTAACGAGTGGGGGCAGGGGCTGGGATGGTTGATGGCTGCCATCTACATGGGCGGCCGAATCCCGCAAATTTGGTTGAAT GTCAAAAGAGGCAGCGTCGAG ggtctGAACCCTCTCATGTTCATCCTAGCCCTCGTTGCCAATGCCACTTACACTGgaag CATTCTCGTGAGAAGCACTGAGTGGAAGAAGATAAAAGCCAACATGCCTTGGTTGCTGGATGCAGTTGCTTGTGTGGGGCTTGATCTTTTT ATCATTCTTCAGTATGTTTATTATAAATACATGCATCAAGCAAGAGAAGAAGGTTCACTCGAT GGCGAAGATTATGGAGGCTACTACGTGGATGCCAATAAATAA
- the LOC127808816 gene encoding phosphoribosylformylglycinamidine cyclo-ligase, chloroplastic/mitochondrial-like isoform X3 has translation MTTRLGTNPELSRCLRPSSHRRNASQPNFNSSRRSFLPLPSNDAGAKTIAMGVSMSTANSKRLTYKEAGVDIDAGAELVRRIAKMAPGIGGFGGLFPLGDSYLVAGTDGVGTKLKLAFETGIHDTIGIDLVAMSVNDIVTSGAKPLFFLDYFATSHLDVDLAEKVIRGIVDGCQQSDCTLLGGETAEMPGFYADGEYDLSGFAVGIVKKDSVIDGKDIVAGDVLIGLPSSGVHSNGFSLVRRVFAQSGLSLKDQLPGETVTLGEALMAPTVIYVKQVLDIISKGGVKGIAHITGGGFTDNIPRVFPKGLGAVIYKDSWAIPPVFKWIQEAGRIEDSEMRRTFNMGIGMVLVVSPEAAHRMLLGDAAAAYRVGEVVTGDGGVIYQ, from the exons ATGACAACGAGATTGGGTACAAACCCGGAATTGTCAAGATGTCTTAGGCCCTCTTCTCATAGACGGAACGCTTCCCAACCCAACTTCAATTCCTCCCGCAGAAGCTTTCTTCCTCTACCTTCCAACGATGCGGGCGCTAAAACAATCGCAATGGGGGTCTCAATGTCAACCGCAAACAGCAAGAGGCTTACGTACAAGGAAGCGGGAGTCGATATCGATGCCGGGGCCGAGCTCGTCCGGAGAATCGCGAAGATGGCTCCCGGGATTGGCGGCTTTGGAGGCCTTTTCCCTCTTG GGGATTCATATCTTGTGGCTGGCACAGATGGAGTAGGAACTAAACTAAAACTTGCTTTTGAAACTGGAATTCATGACACTATTGGGATTGATCTG GTTGCAATGAGTGTCAATGACATAGTTACTTCTGGAGCAAAGCCATTATTTTTCCTTGATTACTTTGCCACTAGCCATCTTGATGTTGATCTTGCTGAGAAG GTTATAAGAGGCATTGTTGATGGCTGCCAACAATCTGATTGCACTCTTTTAGGGGGAGAG ACAGCAGAGATGCCAGGCTTCTATGCAGATGGTGAATATGATCTTAGCGGTTTTGCAGTTGGAATCGTAAAAAAGGATTCAGTAATTGATGGGAAGGACATTGTGGCTGGAGATGTCCTTATTGGCCTGCCATCTAGTGGAGTCCATTCCAATGGTTTCTCTCTTGTTAGAAG GGTTTTTGCTCAGAGTGGTCTTTCTCTGAAGGACCAACTTCCCGGAGAAACTGTTACACTAGGAGAAGCGTTGATGGCCCCAACTGTGATATATGTCAAGCAG GTGCTCGATATCATTAGCAAGGGAGGCGTGAAGGGAATAGCCCACATCACCGGCGGAGGTTTCACGGATAACATACCCCGAGTATTCCCCAAAGGCCTTGGAGCCGTCATTTACAAGGACTCTTGGGCGATCCCTCCAGTGTTCAAATGGATACAGGAG GCCGGAAGAATAGAAGACTCCGAGATGAGGCGGACGTTTAATATGGGTATTGGGATGGTTCTTGTTGTCAGCCCGGAAGCCGCTCATAGAATGCTACTAGGAGATGCAGCAGCAGCATATCGCGTGGGGGAGGTTGTAACCGGAGATGGAGGAGTAATCTATCAATAG
- the LOC127808816 gene encoding phosphoribosylformylglycinamidine cyclo-ligase, chloroplastic/mitochondrial-like isoform X4 produces the protein MGYATGDSYLVAGTDGVGTKLKLAFETGIHDTIGIDLVAMSVNDIVTSGAKPLFFLDYFATSHLDVDLAEKVIRGIVDGCQQSDCTLLGGETAEMPGFYADGEYDLSGFAVGIVKKDSVIDGKDIVAGDVLIGLPSSGVHSNGFSLVRRVFAQSGLSLKDQLPGETVTLGEALMAPTVIYVKQVLDIISKGGVKGIAHITGGGFTDNIPRVFPKGLGAVIYKDSWAIPPVFKWIQEAGRIEDSEMRRTFNMGIGMVLVVSPEAAHRMLLGDAAAAYRVGEVVTGDGGVIYQ, from the exons ATGGGTTATGCCACTG GGGATTCATATCTTGTGGCTGGCACAGATGGAGTAGGAACTAAACTAAAACTTGCTTTTGAAACTGGAATTCATGACACTATTGGGATTGATCTG GTTGCAATGAGTGTCAATGACATAGTTACTTCTGGAGCAAAGCCATTATTTTTCCTTGATTACTTTGCCACTAGCCATCTTGATGTTGATCTTGCTGAGAAG GTTATAAGAGGCATTGTTGATGGCTGCCAACAATCTGATTGCACTCTTTTAGGGGGAGAG ACAGCAGAGATGCCAGGCTTCTATGCAGATGGTGAATATGATCTTAGCGGTTTTGCAGTTGGAATCGTAAAAAAGGATTCAGTAATTGATGGGAAGGACATTGTGGCTGGAGATGTCCTTATTGGCCTGCCATCTAGTGGAGTCCATTCCAATGGTTTCTCTCTTGTTAGAAG GGTTTTTGCTCAGAGTGGTCTTTCTCTGAAGGACCAACTTCCCGGAGAAACTGTTACACTAGGAGAAGCGTTGATGGCCCCAACTGTGATATATGTCAAGCAG GTGCTCGATATCATTAGCAAGGGAGGCGTGAAGGGAATAGCCCACATCACCGGCGGAGGTTTCACGGATAACATACCCCGAGTATTCCCCAAAGGCCTTGGAGCCGTCATTTACAAGGACTCTTGGGCGATCCCTCCAGTGTTCAAATGGATACAGGAG GCCGGAAGAATAGAAGACTCCGAGATGAGGCGGACGTTTAATATGGGTATTGGGATGGTTCTTGTTGTCAGCCCGGAAGCCGCTCATAGAATGCTACTAGGAGATGCAGCAGCAGCATATCGCGTGGGGGAGGTTGTAACCGGAGATGGAGGAGTAATCTATCAATAG